A single window of Acidimicrobiales bacterium DNA harbors:
- the putA gene encoding L-glutamate gamma-semialdehyde dehydrogenase yields the protein MRRADERRVRELGRQIANLSSGASPRVFHLSFWTDRLLEWAMAHPDFKIQLFRLVDVLPATADDEDVHRHMLEYFGEVDELPPALDLGVGLSTPFPWSRRAAARVARRNVLRMARQFIAGRDPAEAVATLSDLWRRGSAFTVDLLGEKTLTGGEADRYARRVCELIRVLADATSSWDDNPLLEHDDLGALPRVNVSVKPSALTPHLHPLRRRVGISELADRLSTILEAARAAPATVHLDMEHHETKDVVLEAFSELAVDPAFEDVHLGVAIQAYLRETRDDLTRLLETCGGRRVPIVVRLVKGAYWDSEVIWSRAAGHEPPVFLTKEQTDANFEFCVDLLHDHHRHVRVAFGSHNVRSLAYAIASAEQRGIPPDGFEIQMLHGMAEPLHEAVRRMGIRHRVYCPVGDLVEGMAYLVRRLLENTSNESFVRHRFAEGRDIEDLLVEPSPQHVPGPAKPVTRHASKLPDPGDYEPEPHREWHIGSTVREFDEAVRETERGLGFEVLARIGGGRRTTGLWLDSRDPAEPERIVARAAMCTAGDAAEAVSAATETQRDWASTDVEFRVGILFEAAERLRRRRDRIAALEVFEAGKPWAEADADVCEAIDFCEYYARQMLELAGGGRVQSPPGEQNRLEYRGRGPAVVISPWNFPLAIPCGMTAAALVAGNAVILKPAEQTPAVAAELVAAFEETGLPPGVLQLLPGDGPGCGAPLVGDPRVATVAFTGSFEVGTLILEQVHRRSPDRRTLPRVVAELGGKNAIVVDTDADPDQVVAGVVESAFGYAGQKCSAASRLVVVGDRRRALAYAERVAEAAESLVIGPPKNPETQLGPLIDESAREKVLRYVDSASRAGTLLTEPDRVPERGWYVSPVVVVDLPVEHPVNCEEIFGPVLTVSHAADLDEAIEIANRPNQALTAGFFSRSPANIRKAKRELRAGNLYVNRRITGAVVGRQPFGGIGTSGVGHKAGGPDYLLQFVDSVTVCENLVRQGFAPE from the coding sequence GTGCGACGAGCGGACGAGCGGAGGGTTCGCGAGCTCGGCCGGCAGATCGCGAACCTCTCTTCCGGAGCATCGCCTCGGGTCTTCCACCTGTCCTTCTGGACCGACCGCCTGCTCGAATGGGCCATGGCACACCCCGACTTCAAGATCCAACTGTTCCGTCTGGTCGACGTCCTGCCCGCGACGGCCGACGACGAGGACGTACACCGACACATGCTCGAGTACTTCGGGGAGGTCGACGAGCTGCCGCCCGCACTCGACCTCGGCGTGGGTCTTTCCACTCCGTTTCCCTGGTCGCGACGTGCCGCGGCGCGAGTGGCCCGGAGGAACGTACTTCGTATGGCCCGGCAGTTCATCGCCGGGAGAGATCCGGCAGAAGCCGTGGCCACGCTCTCCGACCTCTGGCGACGCGGCAGCGCGTTCACGGTCGACCTGTTGGGCGAGAAGACCCTCACCGGGGGCGAGGCCGACCGATATGCGCGGCGGGTGTGTGAACTCATCCGAGTGCTGGCGGATGCAACCTCCTCATGGGACGACAACCCCCTTCTCGAACACGACGATCTCGGGGCGCTCCCGAGGGTGAACGTGTCGGTGAAACCGTCGGCGTTGACGCCACACCTGCACCCGCTCCGAAGGCGTGTAGGCATCTCCGAGCTCGCCGACCGTCTGTCCACCATCCTCGAAGCAGCGAGAGCCGCACCGGCGACGGTCCATCTCGACATGGAGCACCACGAGACCAAGGACGTGGTCCTGGAAGCCTTCTCCGAGTTGGCAGTCGACCCGGCCTTCGAGGACGTCCACCTCGGGGTGGCCATCCAGGCGTACCTACGGGAGACCAGGGACGACCTGACCCGCTTGCTGGAGACCTGCGGTGGGAGGCGGGTGCCGATCGTCGTTCGCCTCGTCAAGGGGGCGTATTGGGACTCCGAAGTCATATGGTCGCGAGCAGCGGGGCACGAACCTCCGGTGTTCCTCACAAAGGAACAGACCGACGCGAACTTCGAGTTCTGCGTCGACCTGTTGCACGACCACCACCGGCACGTTCGGGTCGCCTTCGGCTCCCACAACGTGCGTTCGCTCGCCTATGCGATCGCCTCCGCGGAGCAGAGAGGCATCCCGCCCGACGGGTTCGAGATCCAGATGCTGCACGGAATGGCCGAACCTCTGCACGAGGCCGTGCGCCGCATGGGGATCAGACACAGGGTCTACTGTCCGGTCGGTGACCTGGTAGAGGGGATGGCCTATCTGGTGAGACGGCTCTTGGAGAACACGTCCAACGAGTCCTTCGTCAGGCACCGATTCGCAGAGGGCAGAGACATCGAAGACCTCCTCGTCGAGCCGTCGCCTCAGCACGTCCCCGGCCCGGCAAAGCCGGTCACACGCCATGCTTCGAAACTCCCCGATCCGGGCGACTACGAGCCAGAACCGCACAGGGAGTGGCACATCGGCTCCACCGTGCGGGAGTTCGACGAGGCGGTTCGGGAGACGGAGCGCGGTCTCGGGTTCGAGGTGCTGGCTCGCATAGGTGGCGGCCGGAGGACGACCGGTCTGTGGCTCGACTCGCGTGATCCGGCCGAGCCGGAGAGAATCGTCGCGAGAGCTGCGATGTGCACGGCAGGAGACGCGGCCGAGGCCGTCTCCGCCGCGACCGAAACCCAGCGGGACTGGGCGAGCACGGACGTGGAGTTCCGCGTCGGCATCCTTTTCGAGGCGGCCGAGCGGCTCCGACGACGACGTGACCGTATAGCCGCCCTCGAGGTCTTCGAGGCGGGGAAGCCGTGGGCCGAAGCCGACGCAGACGTCTGCGAGGCGATCGACTTCTGTGAGTACTACGCCCGCCAGATGCTCGAGCTCGCCGGAGGCGGCAGAGTGCAGTCTCCCCCCGGGGAGCAGAATCGACTCGAGTACCGCGGTCGCGGCCCCGCGGTGGTGATCAGCCCGTGGAACTTCCCACTCGCCATTCCTTGCGGGATGACCGCTGCAGCGCTGGTGGCGGGGAATGCGGTGATCCTCAAGCCGGCCGAGCAGACCCCGGCCGTGGCGGCGGAGCTGGTCGCAGCATTCGAAGAGACCGGTCTTCCTCCCGGCGTCCTCCAACTCCTGCCGGGCGACGGGCCCGGATGCGGTGCTCCGCTCGTGGGAGATCCGCGAGTGGCCACGGTGGCGTTCACAGGCTCCTTCGAGGTGGGCACGCTCATCCTCGAACAGGTGCACCGCAGATCGCCCGACAGGAGGACTCTCCCGCGGGTCGTCGCAGAGCTGGGAGGGAAGAACGCGATCGTGGTGGACACCGACGCGGATCCCGACCAGGTGGTCGCCGGTGTCGTGGAGTCGGCCTTCGGATATGCCGGTCAGAAGTGCTCGGCGGCTTCCCGCTTGGTGGTGGTGGGCGACCGGCGACGGGCACTCGCATACGCCGAGCGGGTGGCGGAGGCGGCCGAGTCTCTGGTCATCGGACCCCCAAAGAACCCCGAGACCCAACTGGGGCCCTTGATCGACGAATCGGCCAGGGAGAAGGTGCTCCGCTACGTCGACTCTGCCTCTCGCGCCGGCACGCTCCTCACCGAACCTGATCGGGTCCCGGAGAGGGGCTGGTACGTGTCGCCGGTGGTCGTCGTGGACCTCCCTGTCGAACACCCTGTGAACTGCGAGGAGATCTTCGGACCGGTACTCACGGTCTCGCACGCAGCCGACCTCGACGAAGCCATCGAGATCGCCAACCGGCCCAACCAGGCTCTCACAGCCGGCTTTTTCTCCCGGTCCCCGGCGAACATTCGCAAGGCGAAGCGAGAGCTGCGTGCGGGGAACCTCTACGTCAATCGTCGGATCACGGGTGCAGTGGTGGGCAGACAACCGTTCGGAGGGATCGGAACGTCTGGCGTCGGCCACAAGGCCGGAGGACCCGACTACCTCCTACAGTTCGTCGACTCCGTGACCGTATGCGAGAACCTCGTCAGACAGGGCTTCGCTCCGGAGTGA
- a CDS encoding amidinotransferase, which yields MNERARLGWGSRYLMCPPDHFDVVYEINPWMRRTVKVDRTLARRQWECFVSTLRASGAEVEELTPVPGLPDLVFCANAGIVSGRIFVPARFRHAERRPETPVVVEWFERRGYELVHLPDDLYQEGAGDALPFGGVLVCGYRQRSDARAATFLSEVLSVPTRSVELVDPRLYHLDLVFCPLDAQSALVAPTGLDRWGVRVLTDLVPDPIMLTADEALSFCANSVVVSDVVLMPHCTNRLRAELELRGFDVRVVTVGEFEKAGGALRCLTLAMDLDLAQEWGKPGTAAS from the coding sequence GTGAACGAGCGGGCTCGCCTCGGCTGGGGCTCTCGCTATCTGATGTGCCCTCCGGACCACTTCGACGTCGTCTACGAGATCAACCCATGGATGCGGCGGACGGTGAAGGTCGACCGGACCCTCGCACGACGGCAATGGGAGTGTTTCGTCTCCACCCTCCGCGCATCCGGCGCAGAAGTCGAAGAGCTCACCCCAGTGCCTGGTCTGCCGGATCTGGTCTTCTGCGCGAATGCGGGCATCGTCAGCGGGCGCATCTTCGTACCTGCACGATTTCGCCACGCAGAACGACGACCAGAGACACCCGTGGTTGTCGAATGGTTCGAGAGGCGGGGCTATGAACTGGTGCACCTACCCGACGACCTTTATCAGGAGGGAGCCGGAGACGCCCTTCCCTTCGGGGGCGTTCTGGTGTGCGGATATCGCCAGCGCTCGGACGCTCGCGCCGCCACCTTCCTTTCCGAGGTGCTGTCTGTTCCCACCCGCTCGGTGGAGCTCGTGGATCCGCGTCTGTACCACCTCGACTTGGTCTTCTGTCCCCTCGACGCGCAGTCCGCGCTGGTCGCCCCGACTGGATTGGACAGGTGGGGCGTCCGGGTGCTCACGGACCTCGTGCCCGACCCGATAATGCTCACGGCAGACGAGGCGCTCTCGTTCTGCGCGAACTCCGTCGTGGTCTCCGACGTCGTCCTCATGCCGCACTGTACGAACCGTCTGCGCGCAGAGCTCGAGCTCCGCGGCTTCGACGTGCGCGTCGTCACCGTCGGCGAGTTCGAGAAGGCAGGTGGCGCCCTGCGCTGCCTGACGCTCGCCATGGACTTGGATCTCGCGCAGGAGTGGGGAAAGCCGGGCACTGCGGCGAGCTAG
- a CDS encoding TIGR00300 family protein, whose product MPTETVEVRGHIIESLLLPKILDTILEAGCDYQVEDFRIGRTSRDPSVAVIRIDAPDEPVLRRLVENLHVHGANLLHAGDALVEPAPADGVLPAGFYATTNLPTEVRLTGRWVPVESPEMDCAIVVEEGSARTVPMHRVRKGDPVVVGNRGVRVQVPRQRASGSVFAFMDSDVSPEKPKGHQVAYVADRMARARAAGAGILVVAGPAVVHTGGAPALERMVEGGWVDVLFTGNGFATHDIEAAVFGTSLGVSIAKGEPVDAGHSNHLRVINEIRRHGSIEAAVRAGYVTRGVMAACVRGGVPFVIAGSIRDDGPLPDTITDVVTAADVMRRHVRCIGVALVLASTLHGIATGNLLPATVETFCVDMSPAVATKLADRGSHQALGIVTDVAPFLDDLVSLLDARRASPGSR is encoded by the coding sequence GTGCCCACCGAGACCGTGGAAGTGCGTGGTCACATCATCGAATCTCTCCTGCTCCCCAAGATCCTCGACACCATCCTCGAGGCGGGCTGCGACTACCAAGTCGAAGACTTCCGGATCGGCCGCACCAGCAGAGACCCGTCGGTGGCGGTGATCCGCATCGATGCTCCAGACGAACCCGTCCTGCGCCGGTTGGTGGAGAATCTCCACGTACATGGAGCGAACTTGCTGCACGCCGGAGACGCCCTGGTCGAGCCCGCACCCGCTGACGGGGTGTTGCCCGCCGGCTTCTACGCGACCACCAACCTGCCGACCGAGGTGAGGCTCACCGGGCGATGGGTCCCTGTCGAGAGCCCCGAGATGGACTGCGCGATCGTCGTCGAGGAAGGGTCGGCTCGGACCGTGCCCATGCATCGGGTGCGCAAGGGCGACCCGGTAGTCGTCGGGAACCGGGGAGTCAGGGTGCAGGTGCCGCGACAGCGCGCCTCGGGAAGCGTGTTCGCATTCATGGACTCCGACGTCTCACCGGAGAAGCCGAAGGGCCACCAGGTGGCGTACGTGGCGGACCGTATGGCCAGGGCGCGGGCCGCCGGTGCCGGAATTCTGGTGGTTGCCGGGCCCGCCGTCGTCCACACGGGGGGCGCACCGGCTCTGGAAAGGATGGTGGAAGGCGGATGGGTGGACGTCCTCTTCACGGGTAACGGCTTCGCCACACACGACATCGAGGCGGCCGTGTTCGGGACTTCGTTGGGCGTCTCGATCGCGAAAGGTGAACCGGTCGACGCCGGTCACAGCAACCACCTCAGAGTCATAAACGAGATACGCCGACACGGCTCGATCGAGGCGGCGGTGAGAGCCGGCTACGTGACCCGCGGCGTGATGGCTGCGTGTGTGCGAGGAGGCGTCCCATTCGTCATCGCCGGGTCGATAAGGGACGACGGCCCGCTGCCGGACACGATCACCGACGTGGTGACGGCTGCCGACGTGATGCGAAGACACGTCCGCTGCATCGGTGTCGCCTTGGTGCTCGCCTCGACCCTTCACGGCATCGCCACGGGGAATCTCCTTCCCGCGACCGTCGAGACCTTCTGCGTCGACATGTCACCGGCGGTGGCCACCAAGCTGGCCGACCGTGGTAGCCATCAGGCGCTCGGGATCGTCACGGACGTCGCCCCCTTTCTCGACGATCTCGTGAGCTTGCTGGATGCGAGGCGAGCCTCCCCTGGTTCGAGGTGA
- a CDS encoding UPF0301 protein, with protein MWEGPLAGRLLVAAPGLVDSNFDRTVVLILEHTSDGALGVVLNRRTHVDVAGPLPDWAPIASHPRELFVGGPVQQDAVLGLAIAEDEEASDGWAPILGRLGTVDLARPPAEVRAVIRHLRIFTGYAGWAPGQLEDEISGGAWIVTTSEPGDPFVAEPDHLWTAVLRRQQARGLRESAPRHPWLN; from the coding sequence ATGTGGGAAGGGCCGTTGGCAGGGAGGCTCCTGGTCGCAGCACCGGGGCTGGTGGACTCGAACTTCGACCGCACCGTGGTGTTGATCCTCGAGCACACCTCCGACGGGGCGTTGGGGGTCGTTCTGAACCGGCGAACCCATGTCGACGTGGCAGGTCCCCTTCCAGACTGGGCGCCGATCGCCAGCCACCCCAGAGAGCTGTTCGTGGGAGGTCCGGTCCAGCAGGACGCCGTGTTGGGACTGGCTATCGCAGAAGACGAGGAGGCGTCGGATGGTTGGGCTCCCATCCTCGGTCGTCTCGGCACGGTGGACCTCGCCCGACCACCCGCGGAGGTCCGTGCGGTGATCAGACACCTGCGCATCTTCACCGGATACGCAGGGTGGGCACCCGGGCAACTGGAGGACGAGATATCCGGTGGGGCCTGGATCGTCACCACGTCAGAGCCCGGTGACCCCTTCGTCGCCGAACCGGACCACCTCTGGACCGCCGTGCTCAGGCGTCAGCAGGCTCGTGGGCTTCGCGAGTCGGCTCCTAGGCATCCGTGGCTGAACTAG
- a CDS encoding asparaginase, whose amino-acid sequence MDDKRPILIVHGGAHPKPAPREAGSHAPTPGATSDGLVRACEAGWKVLESDGSALDAVCEAIRVLEDDERFNAGRGSVLTRAGTVQMDACVSCGATRRAAGVGAIENVRHPVDAARIVMDQSTHALLVGRDATDFVRHRGVELRNLDWFVTEERSRQLEAFSETDPASAPASAFAETVGALALDSAGHLAAGTSTGGILGSLCGRVGDSAVPGVACWADDETCALVVTGDGDPVLRSGFAARVDALVRSGTVLREACRQAWSVVAAIGGRGASIALSPRGEVVVVCEAATLEWAAATASGVETRISDQR is encoded by the coding sequence ATGGATGACAAGCGCCCGATTCTGATCGTCCACGGCGGAGCCCACCCGAAGCCGGCTCCCCGCGAAGCCGGCTCGCACGCTCCGACACCCGGCGCGACCTCGGACGGCCTCGTCCGGGCGTGTGAGGCGGGGTGGAAGGTGCTCGAATCAGACGGGTCCGCCTTGGACGCCGTGTGCGAAGCGATAAGGGTCCTGGAGGACGACGAGCGGTTCAACGCCGGCAGAGGCTCGGTGCTCACTCGGGCAGGAACGGTCCAGATGGACGCATGCGTGTCATGCGGAGCGACACGTCGAGCTGCCGGGGTGGGCGCGATAGAGAACGTGCGTCACCCGGTGGACGCCGCCCGGATCGTGATGGACCAATCCACACACGCTCTGCTCGTGGGACGAGACGCCACGGACTTCGTGCGTCACCGCGGGGTGGAACTCCGCAACTTGGACTGGTTCGTCACCGAGGAGAGGTCGAGGCAACTCGAGGCGTTCTCCGAGACGGATCCTGCTTCCGCACCTGCGTCGGCCTTCGCGGAGACGGTGGGAGCGTTGGCTCTCGACTCGGCGGGTCACCTCGCTGCGGGGACCTCGACCGGTGGCATTCTCGGGTCGCTCTGCGGCCGCGTCGGCGACTCGGCCGTCCCGGGCGTCGCCTGCTGGGCCGACGACGAGACCTGCGCGCTCGTAGTCACCGGCGACGGAGACCCCGTCCTGAGGTCCGGCTTCGCCGCACGGGTTGACGCTCTCGTGAGGTCCGGGACCGTTCTGCGGGAGGCGTGCAGGCAGGCGTGGTCAGTCGTGGCCGCGATCGGCGGTCGGGGCGCGAGCATCGCCCTGTCTCCCAGGGGTGAGGTGGTGGTCGTCTGTGAAGCAGCGACCCTCGAGTGGGCAGCGGCCACGGCCTCCGGCGTAGAGACGAGGATCTCGGACCAGCGCTGA
- a CDS encoding LLM class F420-dependent oxidoreductase, giving the protein MTRPFRFAVQAARASDGPAWAELARRAEELGFAALYLPDHFTDQLAPFPAMAAAAAATTTLRVGGLVVCNDYRHPVVHAKELATLDVLSGGRVDWGIGAGWMTSDYEQAGIEKDPAGVRIERLAEAIRVMRLLFSDGRADFTGAHYRITDLDGRPKPVQKPHPPLLLGGGGRKMLQLAAAEADIVGLAPAARTGRVDTEAARDASAEATDRKVAWLREFAGERIDSIEINALVFLVVVTDDRTSTANGIAGAFGMSGEEVLESPHVWIGTVDEICDDLRRRRERWGISYYAVPQEAMEQVAPIVARLAGT; this is encoded by the coding sequence ATGACGCGTCCCTTCCGCTTCGCAGTGCAAGCCGCACGAGCATCCGACGGCCCGGCGTGGGCAGAACTGGCTCGACGCGCCGAGGAGCTCGGATTCGCCGCGTTGTACCTCCCCGATCACTTCACCGACCAGTTGGCGCCGTTCCCTGCGATGGCGGCAGCGGCGGCGGCCACGACCACGCTCAGAGTCGGCGGACTGGTCGTGTGCAACGACTACAGGCATCCGGTCGTACACGCCAAGGAGCTGGCGACCCTGGACGTCCTCTCCGGCGGGAGGGTCGACTGGGGAATCGGTGCCGGATGGATGACGAGCGACTACGAGCAGGCGGGGATCGAAAAGGACCCTGCCGGAGTCCGCATCGAGCGCTTGGCCGAAGCCATCCGCGTAATGCGACTCCTGTTCTCCGACGGTAGGGCGGACTTCACGGGCGCCCACTATCGCATCACCGACCTCGACGGTCGACCGAAACCGGTCCAGAAGCCTCACCCGCCCCTTCTGTTGGGCGGGGGCGGTCGCAAGATGCTGCAACTGGCGGCCGCAGAAGCCGACATCGTCGGGCTGGCGCCCGCGGCGCGCACCGGCAGAGTGGACACCGAGGCTGCCCGCGACGCTTCGGCAGAGGCCACCGATCGGAAAGTCGCCTGGCTGCGAGAGTTCGCCGGGGAACGAATCGACTCCATCGAGATCAACGCCCTCGTCTTCCTGGTCGTGGTCACGGACGACAGGACCTCGACGGCGAACGGCATCGCCGGAGCGTTCGGGATGTCCGGTGAGGAGGTCCTGGAGTCCCCACATGTCTGGATAGGGACGGTCGACGAGATCTGTGACGACCTCCGTCGCCGCAGAGAACGCTGGGGTATCTCGTATTACGCGGTACCACAGGAGGCGATGGAGCAGGTCGCCCCGATAGTCGCGAGGCTCGCCGGCACCTGA
- the nodN gene encoding nodulation protein NodN, which yields MATNAEKAYEKFKAALGEQEGTGEWMEITQERINQFADVTEDHQFIHTDPEAAAKFSPWGTTIAHGFLTLSLLTKLNASIPQDASRFEGIVMGINYGFDRVRFVSPVKVGSRIRATSQLLEAELKDPNTVQIKRLMTVEIEGEEKPALVAEWITRLVYS from the coding sequence GTGGCGACCAACGCAGAGAAGGCCTACGAAAAGTTCAAGGCGGCCCTCGGAGAACAAGAGGGCACCGGTGAGTGGATGGAGATCACCCAGGAGAGGATCAACCAGTTCGCCGACGTCACGGAAGACCACCAGTTCATCCACACCGACCCGGAGGCTGCCGCCAAGTTCTCGCCTTGGGGCACGACAATCGCCCACGGATTCCTCACCCTGTCGCTGCTGACGAAGCTCAACGCTTCGATTCCCCAGGACGCGTCCCGATTCGAGGGGATAGTGATGGGGATCAACTACGGTTTCGACCGCGTCAGGTTCGTGAGCCCGGTGAAAGTCGGGTCGCGGATCAGGGCGACGAGCCAGCTTCTAGAGGCGGAACTGAAAGACCCCAACACCGTGCAGATCAAGAGATTGATGACCGTGGAGATCGAAGGCGAGGAGAAGCCGGCCCTGGTCGCCGAGTGGATCACTCGTCTCGTCTACTCCTGA
- the cspA gene encoding putative cold shock protein A: MQTGTVKFFNNEKGYGFIVPDDGGADVFVHYSNIEGAGFRTLTEGQKVEFEIGPGRKGDEARNVRPL, encoded by the coding sequence GTGCAAACGGGTACCGTCAAGTTCTTCAACAACGAGAAGGGGTACGGGTTCATCGTCCCCGACGACGGAGGCGCCGACGTCTTCGTCCACTACTCCAACATCGAGGGTGCGGGCTTCCGCACGCTCACCGAGGGTCAGAAGGTGGAGTTCGAAATCGGACCGGGCCGCAAGGGCGACGAGGCCCGCAACGTCCGTCCCCTCTGA
- the mtcA1 gene encoding beta-carbonic anhydrase 1: MRVEVVFERNRSFADSLAGDSQGGLPWPAARPASPWLVVVACMDPRIPVEKVLGLSPGEAFVVRTPAAAIDGVAAAGVGLALAVDSVTSALVVGHTDCAAVASAIRASSGEANEAQRVLAGCLPTLAPDVDPREGAEMVVAESTRRISELARARRGDSASVEVRGAIYELGTARLCPLSRGAASDGVE, from the coding sequence ATGAGAGTCGAGGTCGTGTTCGAGAGGAACAGGTCGTTCGCCGATTCATTGGCAGGGGACTCCCAGGGCGGGTTGCCTTGGCCCGCCGCTCGTCCCGCAAGCCCCTGGCTGGTGGTCGTGGCATGCATGGATCCCCGCATACCGGTCGAGAAGGTCTTGGGATTGAGCCCGGGAGAGGCGTTCGTGGTGCGCACCCCGGCCGCGGCGATAGACGGTGTCGCCGCCGCCGGTGTAGGTCTCGCCTTGGCGGTGGATTCGGTGACGAGCGCACTCGTCGTGGGGCACACGGACTGCGCAGCGGTCGCCTCCGCGATCCGCGCATCTTCTGGAGAGGCCAACGAGGCGCAGCGGGTGCTCGCAGGCTGTCTTCCCACCCTCGCCCCCGACGTCGACCCGCGAGAAGGGGCGGAGATGGTGGTCGCCGAGAGCACCAGACGCATTTCGGAGCTGGCCCGGGCGCGTCGCGGGGATTCCGCCTCGGTGGAAGTGAGAGGTGCGATCTACGAGCTCGGGACGGCTCGACTTTGCCCCTTGTCTCGTGGTGCGGCATCTGATGGTGTCGAATGA
- a CDS encoding lysophospholipase, whose translation MRRLLFSLLAGVLVLASCSGGGADRAGDGRGATGRGAGGDGEGSRPAADEETRDRAAEATPFSGYESKIYGDLDKWLCGPGPSVPCTENLDASVVEADGTVRVERHRVAEDPRFDCFYVYPTVNLGTEGNAAFDGDYGAELLAVRNQAARFSRLCRVYVPVYRQVTLGAFGSMRREGLGEKAYSDVLDAFKHYVANLSEGRGFLLIGHSQGSGHLRRLIREVVEPDENLRSRVVAAYLIGSTVEVPEGRDVGGDFGRFPACRSRDQFGCVVSYASYRSTSPPPQNAFFGRAGEGREALCVNPGAPGGGAAELTPYYPVETQRGFADEAQNAKITTPFVVLPGLVSAECVRKGGFSYLEITVRSDPNDPRVDDVEGDISPEWGLHAADVNLALGQLLDLAERQANRWLEESGS comes from the coding sequence GTGAGGAGACTGCTGTTTTCGCTGCTGGCCGGAGTCCTGGTCCTCGCGTCGTGCTCGGGGGGCGGTGCGGATCGGGCTGGTGACGGTCGCGGTGCTACGGGCAGAGGGGCTGGTGGCGATGGAGAGGGTTCGCGCCCTGCCGCAGACGAGGAGACGCGGGATCGAGCGGCAGAAGCGACTCCGTTCAGCGGATACGAGTCGAAGATCTACGGCGATCTCGACAAATGGCTCTGTGGTCCCGGTCCCTCGGTGCCGTGTACGGAGAACCTCGACGCCTCGGTCGTGGAAGCCGACGGCACCGTTCGTGTCGAACGTCACCGGGTCGCGGAGGATCCGCGTTTCGACTGCTTCTACGTCTATCCCACAGTCAATCTGGGGACCGAGGGGAACGCGGCGTTCGACGGCGACTACGGCGCCGAGCTGTTGGCCGTACGTAACCAGGCGGCCAGGTTCTCTCGCCTGTGTCGTGTTTACGTTCCCGTGTATCGCCAGGTCACCCTCGGGGCGTTCGGGAGCATGCGCAGAGAAGGGTTGGGAGAGAAGGCCTACTCGGACGTGCTCGACGCCTTCAAGCACTACGTGGCGAACTTGTCGGAGGGTCGAGGGTTCCTCCTGATCGGACATTCTCAAGGTTCCGGCCACCTGAGGCGGCTGATCAGGGAGGTCGTGGAACCCGACGAGAACCTCAGGTCCCGTGTAGTCGCGGCGTATCTGATAGGCAGCACGGTCGAGGTCCCGGAGGGTCGGGACGTGGGTGGGGACTTCGGACGCTTCCCCGCATGCCGGTCGCGTGATCAGTTCGGATGTGTCGTGTCCTATGCCTCCTATCGCTCCACGTCGCCGCCGCCGCAGAACGCATTCTTCGGCCGGGCCGGTGAGGGTCGGGAGGCGCTGTGCGTGAATCCAGGGGCACCGGGCGGAGGGGCCGCGGAGCTCACCCCCTATTATCCGGTCGAGACTCAACGTGGTTTCGCCGACGAGGCTCAGAACGCAAAGATCACCACACCCTTCGTCGTGCTCCCCGGCCTTGTGAGCGCCGAGTGTGTCCGGAAAGGGGGATTCTCGTATCTGGAGATCACCGTCCGTTCCGACCCGAACGATCCCCGAGTGGACGACGTGGAAGGTGACATCAGCCCCGAGTGGGGACTGCACGCCGCAGACGTGAACCTGGCTCTAGGCCAGTTGCTCGACCTCGCCGAGCGACAAGCGAACCGGTGGTTGGAAGAGTCGGGTTCGTGA